Proteins encoded within one genomic window of Triticum aestivum cultivar Chinese Spring chromosome 2D, IWGSC CS RefSeq v2.1, whole genome shotgun sequence:
- the LOC123052875 gene encoding LRR receptor-like serine/threonine-protein kinase GHR1 encodes MGFVGRFLFLLLLVVTTPALGQLPSQDILALLAFKKGITHDPAGFVTDSWNDESIDFNGCPASWNGVVCNGASVAGVVLDGHRISGVADLSVFANLTMLVKLSMANNNLSGSLPSNVASLKSLKFLDISNNRFSGPIPDDIGSLRSLQNMSLAGNNFSGPLPDSIDGLASLQSLDVSGNALSGSLPAALKGLRSMVALNLSYNAFTKGIPAGLGLLVNLQSVDLCWNQLDGGVDWKFLIESTVTHVDFSGNLLTSTTPKELKFLADISETVVYLNLSNNKLTGSLIDGVELSTFGRLKVLDLSSNELSGDLPGFNYVYDLEVLRLANNGFTGFVPSGLLKGDSLVLNQLDLSANNLTGHINMITSTTLQILNLSSNALFGDLPLLAGSCTVLDLSNNQFRGNLSVFTKWSNDLEYVDLSQNNLTGSMPDVSSQFLRLNYLNLSHNSLADTIPEAVVLYPKLTVLDLSSNQFSGPIPANLLSSSMLHELYIQDNMLTGGVSFPGSSSKNLSLEVLDISGNHFSGSLPDDVVSLSGLRVLDISSNNFSGALPATVTKLAALTALDISTNQFTGPLPDALPDTLQSLNASYNDLSGVVPVNLRKFPESSFHPGNSRLEYPASSSGSGNPHSGSAGGKSLSTGAKIGLVAASIVLLVILILITIVCHYKRISRQFPSSEKVSDKNLHRATKDIESMKRKDNKGSSEVSADDLGAPRKGSTSEAPSQEEKLSGVGAFSPSKGSRFSWSPDSGEAYGQEGLARLDVRSPDRLAGELHFLDETITLTPEELSRAPAEVLGRSSHGTSYRATLENGVFLTVKWLREGVARPKREFTKEAKKFANIRHPNVVGLRGYYWGPTPHEKLILSDYVSPGSLASFLYDRPGRRGPPLTWAQRLKIAVDVARGLNYLHFDRAMPHGNLKATNILLDGLDLNARIADYCLHRLMTQAGVVEQIVDLGALGYRAPELAASKKPSPSFKSDVYAFGVALLELLTGRCAGDVITGSEGGVDLTDWVRLRVAEGQESECFDPAMASDSENQQGVKGMKEVLGIALRCIRPVSERPGIKSVYEDLSSI; translated from the exons ATGGGGTTTGTTGGCAGATTTTTGTTTTTGCTCTTGCTGGTGGTCACCACCCCTGCCTTGGGCCAACTGCCGTCGCAAGACATCCTCGCGCTCCTGGCCTTCAAGAAGGGAATCACCCATGACCCTGCTGGTTTCGTCACGGACTCCTGGAATGACGAGTCAATTGACTTCAATGGCTGCCCGGCCTCCTGGAACGGCGTCGTGTGCAATGGCGCCAGCGTGGCTGGAGTTGTGCTTGACGGGCATCGGATCTCAGGTGTTGCCGATCTCTCCGTGTTTGCCAACCTGACCATGCTTGTCAAGCTCTCCATGGCCAATAACAATCTCTCCGGGAGCCTCCCTAGCAATGTGGCTAGTCTCAAGAGCTTGAAGTTCCTGGACATCTCCAACAACCGGTTCTCGGGTCCAATCCCTGATGATATTGGCAGTCTCCGGAGCCTGCAGAACATGTCGCTTGCCGGGAACAACTTCTCAGGTCCATTGCCTGACTCCATTGACGGGCTCGCGTCGCTTCAGTCGCTGGATGTGAGCGGCAATGCTCTGTCTGGCTCATTGCCGGCAGCTCTGAAAGGTCTTCGGAGCATGGTTGCTCTGAACCTCTCATATAATGCCTTCACAAAGGGCATTCCTGCTGGGCTTGGCCTCCTTGTGAACCTCCAGTCTGTGGATCTGTGCTGGAATCAATTGGATGGTGGTGTCGATTGGAAATTCTTGATTGAGTCAACTGTTACTCATGTTGACTTCAGTGGAAACTTGCTCACCAGCACCACCCCCAAAGAACTCAAGTTTCTCGCAGATATTTCAGAGACAGTTGTATATCTGAACCTTAGCAACAACAAGTTGACCGGGTCACTGATAGATGGAGTTGAGCTCTCAACTTTTGGGAGATTGAAGGTGCTTGATCTGAGTAGTAATGAGCTGTCTGGAGACCTCCCAGGATTCAATTATGTTTATGATCTTGAAGTTTTGCGCCTTGCAAACAATGGATTCACTGGGTTTGTACCTAGTGGACTTCTAAAGGGAGATTCTCTGGTGTTGAACCAACTGGACCTTAGTGCAAACAACCTGACAG GACATATCAATATGATCACATCAACTACCTTGCAGATCCTTAATTTGTCCTCAAATGCTCTTTTTGGGGATCTACCATTGCTTGCTGGAAGCTGCACTGTGTTAGATCTATCAAATAACCAGTTCCGAGGAAATTTATCAGTTTTTACCAAATGGAGCAATGACTTGGAATATGTTGACCTCAGCCAGAACAATCTAACTGGGAGTATGCCTGATGTGAGCTCACAATTCCTTCGCCTAAACTACCTGAACCTTTCTCATAATTCTCTAGCTGATACCATACCTGAAGCTGTTGTTTTGTATCCCAAACTTACTGTCCTTGACCTCAGCTCCAATCAGTTTAGTGGTCCTATTCCTGCTAATCTACTCTCTTCCTCCATGCTGCATGAGCTCTACATCCAGGATAACATGCTTACTGGTGGCGTGTCGTTCCCAGGATCCTCGTCCAAAAATTTGAGTCTTGAAGTGCTTGATATTTCTGGAAACCATTTTAGTGGCAGCCTCCCTGATGATGTAGTCTCCTTGTCTGGCCTCCGTGTCCTTGACATATCCTCAAACAATTTCTCCGGAGCTTTACCAGCCACTGTCACTAAGCTTGCAGCACTTACCGCACTTGACATATCAACGAACCAGTTCACGGGACCACTGCCAGACGCACTTCCGGATACTCTTCAGTCCCTCAATGCCTCTTATAATGACCTATCTGGTGTCGTGCCTGTGAACTTGAGAAAGTTCCCAGAATCTTCTTTCCATCCTGGGAACTCGAGATTAGAGTATCCTGCTAGCTCATCTGGATCCGGCAATCCCCACTCTGGTTCAGCAGGTGGCAAATCACTCAGCACAGGTGCTAAAATAGGACTTGTAGCAGCTAGCATTGTTCTTCTTGTCATCCTTATCCTTATTACTATTGTATGCCACTACAAGCGGATCTCACGGCAGTTCCCTAGCTCAGAGAAGGTCTCTGACAAGAACCTCCACAGGGCTACTAAAGACATTGAGAGCATGAAAAGAAAGGACAACAAAGGTAGTTCGGAGGTGTCGGCGGATGATCTTGGCGCTCCTCGAAAGGGCTCCACATCCGAAGCACCGAGCCAAGAAGAGAAGTTGTCAGGTGTGGGGGCATTTTCACCATCCAAGGGGAGCCGCTTCTCTTGGTCACCGGATTCTGGAGAGGCGTATGGACAGGAAGGCCTAGCACGGCTGGACGTCAGGTCACCTGACAGGTTAGCAGGGGAGCTGCACTTCCTGGATGAAACCATCACGCTCACACCGGAGGAGCTGTCAAGGGCGCCAGCTGAAGTGCTTGGGAGGAGCAGCCACGGAACTTCGTACAGGGCAACATTGGAGAATGGTGTATTCTTGACAGTGAAGTGGCTGAGAGAAGGTGTTGCGAGGCCCAAGAGAGAGTTCACCAAGGAGGCCAAGAAATTTGCAAACATCCGGCATCCCAATGTAGTTGGCTTGCGTGGATACTACTGGGGTCCAACACCACATGAGAAACTCATCCTGTCAGACTATGTTTCGCCCGGAAGTCTGGCTAGCTTTTTGTACG ATCGGCCGGGGAGGAGAGGCCCTCCACTGACCTGGGCGCAGCGGCTCAAGATCGCGGTTGATGTGGCACGTGGCCTGAATTACCTCCATTTCGACCGTGCAATGCCTCATGGGAACCTCAAGGCCACCAACATCTTGCTGGACGGCCTTGACCTCAATGCCCGCATCGCCGACTACTGCCTGCACCGCCTGATGACCCAGGCCGGCGTCGTCGAGCAGATTGTCGACCTGGGGGCGCTGGGCTACCGTGCCCCGGAGCTGGCGGCATCCAAGAAGCCATCCCCCTCGTTCAAGTCTGACGTCTACGCCTTTGGTGTTGCGCTGCTGGAGCTCCTGACTGGCCGATGCGCGGGTGACGTCATCACGGGGTCTGAAGGCGGCGTCGACCTGACCGACTGGGTGCGGCTGCGGGTGGCGGAAGGCCAAGAATCGGAGTGCTTTGACCCGGCCATGGCTTCGGACTCGGAGAACCAGCAGGGGGTGAAGGGCATGAAGGAGGTGCTGGGCATTGCGTTGAGATGCATCCGACCGGTCTCCGAAAGGCCTGGGATCAAATCTGTCTACGAGGATCTTTCATCAATCTAG